In uncultured Fibrobacter sp., the sequence GCTCACCGACCTTGGCAAGGACCCTGAGCCTGCCGAAGGGGCCGACGCTTCAACAACCTCGGCGAGCCCGGCTGTAAAGAAGCCGAAGCAGGAACTCAGCGCCGACCTCAAGAATTTCGAATCCAAGCTCGAAGGCTATTTCGGCACCAAGGTTGAACTCAACCCGAGTGCTTCTGACCAGTCCAAGGGCACCATCGTCATCAGTTACTATTCCATGGACGACTTGACACGCATCCAGGAACTTTTGGAGAACCGGTAAAAAGTGAAATTCCTTAAGCTAAAGTTCAAGTCGTACACCATCCAGGTCATCCCGGACGATTCGCGGCAAATCAAGCAATACCACGTCTCAGCGACGATGCTTATGGTTATCCGCGTCGTGCTCGCCGTGTTCATTGTACTTTCTATCGTGTTCATAGCGCATATCGGCAAGATGACTGCAAAGATTGCCCGTTACGAAACCTTGAAAAAGACAGATGCCCAGCTCGTCAAGGTGAACGCCAACTACGAAGAAGTGCTTACCCACCTGGATTCCCTCTGGTTATTCGAAGAAAGAATACAGAACATTCTCGGCACGTTCCTCGAGAACGATTCCAACAAGGTCAACAGCCTTATTGACAAGAGCAAATTCGTGCATACGCCTCCCGAAAAGATTGAAGTCGACTTTGAAGGCCTCCACGGCTGGAAAAGCTACGAAGAAAGGCAGAGAATCGAAAGGCTCCCGAACATATTGCCGGTCGTGGGCATGATCAGCAAAACGTTCAACGAAGAAACCGGACATAACGGCACAGACTTTGCGGCAAAGGTCGGAAACCCCGTTTTTGCCACTGGAACGGGTACAGTTGAGTTCGCCGCCGAAAAAGATGAGCTCGGGAATACTATAATTGTTAATCACGGGAACGGTTATGTAACGAGCTATTCCCACTTGAAGGATATGAGGACACGAAAAGGGCGCCAAGTCAAGAAGGGTGATATCATCGGTACCATCGGCACCACTGGCAACGCATCTGGACCGCATCTTCATTACACGATCACGAAGGACGGAGTTCCCCAAAATCCCGAATCCTTCTTCAACTACTAGGAGAAACTATGCCAAATAAAGAACAGGAAATCACACAGATCGGCAACAGCATCACCATCAAGGGCGACATCCTCGGCAAGAGCGACGTCCGCGTGGCTGGTAACGTCCAGGGTAGCGTGAATATCGAGGGCGACCTCGTCGTGGAACGCACGGGCCGTATTGAAGGCGAAATCAAGGTCACCTCTTCCGTCATTGCTGGCACTGTTAGAGGCAACATCGATTGCACGGGCAAGCTTGTCCTCGAGAACTCTTCCAAGTTCGTGGGCAACATCAAGACGAAGCAGCTCATCATCCAGGAAGGCGCTATCTTCCAGGGTAACTGCAACATGGGCTCTTCCGAAGTTCCGCCCGTCAAGGAAGTTCCGGCTGCTGCCAACGGAAAGGAAAAAGGTCAACAGCCTTTCTAATATCACCTATCTATTTATATAAATAGAAATGATATTGGAAATGTTGATTGTGGATAGAAAAATCGAGTTTTCTCAATATTCACTTGAATATCATAGAGATATGAAACTAAAGTGTGATGGCGGTTACATTGAAAACTCGAATTCTATTCACGAACTTCAACATGAATAGATGTTGAAAGCTGATCTTTGACAGCTATCAACAGAAAAGGCACAAAAGGACGTTGAAAACAGAAGGTAAATAGCGCAGAATATTTACAAAAGGGATACATAAGAAAAATAATATAAGGCCCACTGCGCTGTATTATCTATATTCTTTACGCGTATGATTTCGAAAGTGATCAGAATCGGTCAGGTATCCGATATCCATATCGGAGAAGACGAAGGATTTGTGCAGGGCATCGATGTCCGCGCAAATTTTGAGTCCGCCCTGAAGTCGAAGTCCATGAAGGACATCGACTTGCTGGTGCTGTCCGGCGATCTGGCTAACGAGGACGGAGAAGAAGGCGCCTACAAATATGTGGCCGACCTGCTCAAGGATTACCGCGTTCCCGTATGCGTGATTCCAGGGAACCACGATCGCCTCGATGTCATGCAGAAGTATTTCGATCTAGAGGGCAAGGTCAGGGACGGAAAGTGCTACTACCGTTACGACATTTGCGGCCGCACTCTGCTCTTTTTGGATAGCGGGTGTGGTACAGTTTCCAAGGACCAGCTGGACTGGTTGAAGGTCGAAGCGGCAAAGGTAAACGATGAAATCCTCTTGTTCATGCACCATCCGCCGTGCCTCTGCAACCACAGGTTCATGGACCTGAAGTACTCGCTCAAGAACATAGACGAAGTCCAAGAAACTTTGTCTTCAATAAAGAACATCAAGCATATTTTCACGGGTCATTACCATTTCAACTTCCACCTGCAGTTGCCTTCGCAGCAAGAAGTGCATGTCGCGCCCTCGACACAGATGCAAATTGACCCGCAGGCACCCATTTTTAACTTGATGAGTTCCGCGCCGGGCTGGCAGGTTATCGAATGGGGAGAAAATTTTGTAGAAACTGGAGTTTATTTCAATTAACCCCTTGAAATATTTATCCATTTAACTAAATTTGGGGAAAATTTGGCGGCTTAGCTCAGTTGGTAGAGCGTCGGAATCATAATCCGCAGGTCTGTGGTTCGAGCCCACAAGCCGCTATTACTTAAGAAGAAGAGGTGCGTATGTCAAAACGAATTCTCATGATATCGGTCTTGATACTCACCTCTTTTTTTGTATCCTGTTCTAAGGATAAAGCCGAAAAACAGGCACAGCAGCAGGCTGTCGTAACCGTTCCCAAGGTCGAAGCGATAGTCAAGGTTGAACCTTTCAATGTGCCGGAATCGCCTGTCATTAGCGAAGAAAAAGCTAAGTTGTACGTAAAGGCAAGTGCCGCTCTCCTTGAGTTGGGCGTAAGCTGGACAGACCGTATCGAAAAGGCTCAGGACAACGAGAAGGTCCAGATTCTCAATGCTTACAACGTTGCTCGTGATCAGCTCTGTGCTCGCGTCGGGCTCGCTGGCATTGCCGAATACAACTGGATTACCGAAGTCGCCTTGAAGGCCGACGACAACAAGCTGACGTTTGAATCGGCCGGAATGAAAATCCAGTAATCCTGGGTACGTTTTTAAGGAAGGGCTCCGCGCTTTAAGGCACGGGGCCTATGTTTTATCTTCTTTGGCGCCGTAGGTTTCTTTTGACATTTTTTGTCGGCCGGACGAAACTATATTTTAACCGTGAAAGACGAGGTTATTGAATGAAGTTCCTGCATCTGGCTGATTTGCATATAGGCAAGCGCGTGTGCGAGCATAATATGCTCGACGAGCAGGTGCATATTTTGGGCGAGGTGTTGGATATTGCCCGCAAAGAAAGCCCGGATGCCGTGCTTATTGCGGGTGATGTTTACGACAAGTCGGTGCCGAGCGCCGAGGCTGTGGCCGTGCTCGACGATTTTTTGGTGAAGCTTGCTGCGACGGGCACCAAGGTGTTCGTGCTGAGCGGGAACCACGATTCCGCGGAACGCATCGCGTTTGGCGGGCGCCTGATGCAAGGTATGGGCGTGTACATGTCACCCGTGTACAACGGCGAATTTGCGCCGGTGACACTCAAAGATGAAATGGGCGAGGTGGATTTGTGGATGCTCCCGTTCGTGCGCCCCGCCGATGTTCGCGCTCATCTCGAAAGCGACGAGGAATGCGCCGCAGTAACGGACTATACTTCTGCTATGCGCATGGCGATTGCGCAAATGAAATTTACGGAAGGCCGCAGGAATGTGCTCGTGGCGCACCAGTTTGTGACGGGTGCGGAACGCAGCGAATCTGAGGAAAATGTGGGCGGCCTCGACAACGTGGACGCTTCGGTGTTCGAAAAGTTTGACTACGTGGCGCTCGGGCATATACACAAGTCACAGAACGTGGCGAAAGATGGTGATGGCACTGTGCGCGTCCGTTACAGCGGCACGCCGCTCAAGTACTCGCTTTCAGAAGCGACACATGCAAAATCCGTGACTGTTGTGGAACTGGGCGGAAATGCGGGCAACGCTACCGGTGACTTGTTTGCGGGAATGCGCGCGGCCTTGCAGGTGCGCGAGGTTCCGCTGAAACCGTTGCATGATGTGCGCGAAATTCGCGGGACGTTTGCAGAAGTTGTCTCGCCGGAATGCCGTACAGCGCAAGTGGCGGCAGGCAATAAGCTTGACGATTTTGTGTACGTAAAGCTCACCGACGAAAATGACGTGCCCGACGCAGCCCAGAAACTGCGCGGGATTTACCCGAACTTGATGATGCTCGATTACGACAACGAGCGCACGCGCAACCAGCAGATTGCGGTGGGCGTGGAAGCCGTCGAGAAAAAATCGCCGATGCAATTGTTCGGGGAATTTTTCAGCGAGATGACGCGCCGCGAAATGAATTCCGAAGAGTGTGAGTTTGTACAAAGTATTGTTGACGGAATCTGGGAGGGTGAAAGATGAGACCGACCAGGCTGATTATTTCTGCATTCGGGCCGTACGCGGAGCGCACCATCATTGATTTGGATAAGCTCGGCAAGAGCGGACTCTACCTGATTTCGGGCGATACGGGCGCCGGCAAGACGACGATTTTCGATGCGATTACGTATGCGCTGTTCGGGCGCGCGAGTGGCGACAACCGCGACGATGCGAAGTTGTTCCGCTGCACGAATGCGACTCCCGAGACAAAGACCGAAGTGGATTTGACGTTTGAATACGTGGGCAAGGAATACCGCGTGGTGCGCAATCCTGAATACATGCGCCCCAAGGCGCGCGGCGAAGGACTCACGAAGGAAGCGGCCTCGGTCACGTTCTACTATCCCGAAGCGAGCGGCAAGCAGGGCCCCACAAGCCGCCCGGTAAGCAAGGAAAAAGACGTTGCGGCGGCAGTGCAGGCAGTTATCGGCATCGACCGCGATCAGTTTACGCAAATCGCGATGATTGCGCAGGGCGATTTCATGAAGCTCCTGCTTTCGACAACGGATGAGCGCAAAAAGATTTTCCGCAAGATTTTCAAGACGGACAAATTTGGCGCATTGCAAGAAGAACTCAAGAGGCGCGCCTCGGAAATAGAAAGGCAATGTGGCGATAGCGAAAGTGCGGCATGCACGATGGTGGCGCAGTTGCAGTGCGGTGAGGAATCGGCGCAAGCGCAGAATCTGGAACAGGCGAAGAACTTGGCCGCAGCAAGGCAGGTCGCCGACTGGCAGGGCGTTTGCAGCACTGCGGAATCTGTAATTGCAGAA encodes:
- a CDS encoding polymer-forming cytoskeletal protein, which gives rise to MPNKEQEITQIGNSITIKGDILGKSDVRVAGNVQGSVNIEGDLVVERTGRIEGEIKVTSSVIAGTVRGNIDCTGKLVLENSSKFVGNIKTKQLIIQEGAIFQGNCNMGSSEVPPVKEVPAAANGKEKGQQPF
- a CDS encoding metallophosphoesterase, with translation MISKVIRIGQVSDIHIGEDEGFVQGIDVRANFESALKSKSMKDIDLLVLSGDLANEDGEEGAYKYVADLLKDYRVPVCVIPGNHDRLDVMQKYFDLEGKVRDGKCYYRYDICGRTLLFLDSGCGTVSKDQLDWLKVEAAKVNDEILLFMHHPPCLCNHRFMDLKYSLKNIDEVQETLSSIKNIKHIFTGHYHFNFHLQLPSQQEVHVAPSTQMQIDPQAPIFNLMSSAPGWQVIEWGENFVETGVYFN
- a CDS encoding M23 family metallopeptidase, which translates into the protein MKFLKLKFKSYTIQVIPDDSRQIKQYHVSATMLMVIRVVLAVFIVLSIVFIAHIGKMTAKIARYETLKKTDAQLVKVNANYEEVLTHLDSLWLFEERIQNILGTFLENDSNKVNSLIDKSKFVHTPPEKIEVDFEGLHGWKSYEERQRIERLPNILPVVGMISKTFNEETGHNGTDFAAKVGNPVFATGTGTVEFAAEKDELGNTIIVNHGNGYVTSYSHLKDMRTRKGRQVKKGDIIGTIGTTGNASGPHLHYTITKDGVPQNPESFFNY
- a CDS encoding exonuclease SbcCD subunit D, giving the protein MKFLHLADLHIGKRVCEHNMLDEQVHILGEVLDIARKESPDAVLIAGDVYDKSVPSAEAVAVLDDFLVKLAATGTKVFVLSGNHDSAERIAFGGRLMQGMGVYMSPVYNGEFAPVTLKDEMGEVDLWMLPFVRPADVRAHLESDEECAAVTDYTSAMRMAIAQMKFTEGRRNVLVAHQFVTGAERSESEENVGGLDNVDASVFEKFDYVALGHIHKSQNVAKDGDGTVRVRYSGTPLKYSLSEATHAKSVTVVELGGNAGNATGDLFAGMRAALQVREVPLKPLHDVREIRGTFAEVVSPECRTAQVAAGNKLDDFVYVKLTDENDVPDAAQKLRGIYPNLMMLDYDNERTRNQQIAVGVEAVEKKSPMQLFGEFFSEMTRREMNSEECEFVQSIVDGIWEGER